One window of Medicago truncatula cultivar Jemalong A17 chromosome 2, MtrunA17r5.0-ANR, whole genome shotgun sequence genomic DNA carries:
- the LOC11445629 gene encoding potassium channel KAT3 isoform X3 — MSFSGLKNFFQRFWLDEMEMGSYTHSSFLSSDLLPSLGARTNQETRLRKYIISPFNPQYRLWELLLIVLVIYSAWICPFEFAFLTYKQNGLFIIDNIVNGFFAIDIVLTFFVAYHDSHSSLLIDDPKKIATSYMSTWFVLDICSTAPLEPISLLFTTYDSELGFKLLNMLRLWRLRRVSSLFARLEKDIRFNYFWVRCTKLTAVTLFAVHCAGCFNYLIADMYPDSKRTWIGAMYPNFKEQSLWDRYVTSIYWSIVTLTTTGYGDLHAENTIEMLFDITYMLFNLGLTAYIIGNMTNLVVHWTSRTQNFDSFWSQRDTVKAASEFASRNHLPRRVHNQMLAHICLRFKTEGLKQQEALNDLPKAIRSSIAHHLFFPVVQKVYLFQGVSNDFLFQLVSEMEAEYFPPKEDVILQNESPTDLYVLVSGAVNLVHCIDGNDQVVFDKATAVEAFGEIGVLYHVPQPFTVRTTELSQILRINRTSLMNVLQANPGDAQIVMNNLLMRLKEREGFDSEYPHTDHGLVLYKLLVPNNMIPEDGKRDLHAAVLPVHKGKLDIVEILIERDAKSKNPNTIGWTQKALVQQLKNKSISDHTMYYESEKKSDEHRIEIVEPQILNFGKNGSTRNSRQDGIRTINFPLEKVYTDTNSRNSNSPSDREMARFIKKRVTIHSPSGWRSSSHGQQGKLIILPDSLEELLKIAGEKFGGFNATKVINKENAEIDDIDVIRDGDHLFLLGSDSDNLNS, encoded by the exons ATGTCATTTTCCGGTCTCAAAAACTTCTTCCAGAGGTTCTGGTTGGACGAAATGGAAATGGGAAGTTATACACATAGCAGCTTTTTGTCTAGTGATCTTCTACCATCTCTTGGCGCCCGAACAAACCAGGAAACTAGACTACGAAAATACATAATCTCCCCATTCAATCCTCAGTATAG GCTTTGGGAGTTGTTACTGATTGTTCTAGTCATATACTCAGCTTGGATATGCCCCTTTGAGTTTGCCTTTCTGACGTATAAGCAAAATGGACTATTCATCATAGACAACATTGTCAATGGCTTCTTCGCCATCGACATCGTGCTTACATTCTTCGTTGCATACCACGATAGTCATTCTTCTCTTCTCATTGATGATCCAAAGAAAATTGCAACCAG TTACATGTCCACCTGGTTTGTTTTGGATATCTGCTCAACAGCACCACTTGAGCCCATTAGTCTCCTCTTCACTACTTATGACAGTGAGCTTGGTttcaaacttcttaacatgttgCGATTATGGCGCCTGAGACGAGTCAGTTCTCTGTTTGCAAG ACTCGAAAAGGACATTCGCTTCAATTACTTCTGGGTTAGGTGTACAAAGCTCACTGCT GTAACCTTGTTTGCAGTGCACTGTGCAGGATGCTTTAACTATCTAATTGCAGATATGTACCCTGATTCCAAAAGAACTTGGATAGGTGCTATGTACCCAAATTTTAAAGAACAAAGCCTTTGGGACAGATACGTAACTTCAATATACTGGTCTATCGTCACGCTTACTACCACTGGCTATGGAGATTTACATGCAGAGAACACCATAGAGATGTTGTTTGATATCACTTACATGCTATTCAACTTGGGTTTAACAGCATACATCATTGGAAACATGACTAACCTTGTAGTTCACTGGACCAGCCGCACCCAAAATTTT GATTCATTTTGGTCACAGAGGGATACAGTCAAAGCAGCTTCTGAGTTTGCTTCAAGAAATCATCTGCCACGTCGCGTACACAATCAAATGTTGGCACACATTTGTTTGAGGTTTAAAACAGAAGGACTGAAGCAGCAAGAAGCATTAAATGATCTTCCAAAGGCGATTCGGTCAAGCATCGCACACCATCTCTTTTTTCCTGTTGTGCAGAAGGTCTACCTCTTCCAAGGAGTCTCCAATGACTTCCTTTTCCAACTG gtTTCAGAAATGGAAGCTGAGTATTTCCCACCAAAAGAAGATGTGATACTGCAAAATGAATCTCCTACAGACCTTTATGTACTGGTTTCAGGCGCAGTG AATCTCGTTCACTGCATCGATGGGAATGATCAA GTGGTTTTTGACAAAGCAACAGCAGTAGAAGCATTTGGAGAGATTGGAGTTTTATATCATGTACCACAGCCTTTCACAGTTCGAACCACGGAGCTTTCTCAGATTTTAAGAATCAACAGAACATCCCTAATGAATGTTTTACAGGCAAATCCAGGAGATGCACAGATTGTGATGAATAACCTTTTAATG AGATTAAAGGAGCGTGAAGGATTTGACTCTGAATATCCACACACAGATCATGGATTGGTTCTATATAAATTGCTAG TCCCTAATAACATGATACCTGAGGATGGCAAAAGAGATCTCCATGCCGCTGTGCTGCCTGTACATAAGGGGAAACTAGACATTGTTGAAATTCTGATTGAAAGAGATGCAAAATCAAAGAACCCAAATACCATAGGGTGGACACAAAAAGCTTTAGTACAACAGCTAAAAAACAAAAGCATTTCTGACCATACAATGTATTATGAAAGCGAGAAGAAATCAGACGAACATAGAATAGAGATTGTTGAGCCACAAATCCTTAACTTTGGCAAGAATGGCTCAACCAGAAACAGTAGACAGGATGGTATTAGAACTATCAACTTCCCATTAGAGAAAGTGTACACAGACACCAATTCAAGAAATTCCAATAGTCCAAGTGACAGAGAAATGGCAAGGTTCATCAAGAAGAGGGTAACAATCCATTCGCCAAGTGGATGGAGAAGTAGCTCACATGGACAACAAGGAAAACTGATAATCCTACCTGATTCATTAGAAGAGCTGCTCAAAATTGCTG GTGAAAAATTTGGCGGCTTCAACGCCACAAAAGTAATTAATAAAGAGAATGCAGAGATAGACGACATTGATGTCATTAGAGATGGTGATCATCTCTTTCTTCTTGGCAGTGATAGTGACAATTTGAACTCATGA
- the LOC11445629 gene encoding potassium channel KAT1 isoform X2, producing the protein MSFSGLKNFFQRFWLDEMEMGSYTHSSFLSSDLLPSLGARTNQETRLRKYIISPFNPQYRLWELLLIVLVIYSAWICPFEFAFLTYKQNGLFIIDNIVNGFFAIDIVLTFFVAYHDSHSSLLIDDPKKIATSYMSTWFVLDICSTAPLEPISLLFTTYDSELGFKLLNMLRLWRLRRVSSLFARLEKDIRFNYFWVRCTKLTAVTLFAVHCAGCFNYLIADMYPDSKRTWIGAMYPNFKEQSLWDRYVTSIYWSIVTLTTTGYGDLHAENTIEMLFDITYMLFNLGLTAYIIGNMTNLVVHWTSRTQNFRDTVKAASEFASRNHLPRRVHNQMLAHICLRFKTEGLKQQEALNDLPKAIRSSIAHHLFFPVVQKVYLFQGVSNDFLFQLVSEMEAEYFPPKEDVILQNESPTDLYVLVSGAVNLVHCIDGNDQVVFDKATAVEAFGEIGVLYHVPQPFTVRTTELSQILRINRTSLMNVLQANPGDAQIVMNNLLMRLKEREGFDSEYPHTDHGLVLYKLLGNTKESSSQESTNNLHGHSLMHEGENINIRDSQNNLHIVTNDVSVPNNMIPEDGKRDLHAAVLPVHKGKLDIVEILIERDAKSKNPNTIGWTQKALVQQLKNKSISDHTMYYESEKKSDEHRIEIVEPQILNFGKNGSTRNSRQDGIRTINFPLEKVYTDTNSRNSNSPSDREMARFIKKRVTIHSPSGWRSSSHGQQGKLIILPDSLEELLKIAGEKFGGFNATKVINKENAEIDDIDVIRDGDHLFLLGSDSDNLNS; encoded by the exons ATGTCATTTTCCGGTCTCAAAAACTTCTTCCAGAGGTTCTGGTTGGACGAAATGGAAATGGGAAGTTATACACATAGCAGCTTTTTGTCTAGTGATCTTCTACCATCTCTTGGCGCCCGAACAAACCAGGAAACTAGACTACGAAAATACATAATCTCCCCATTCAATCCTCAGTATAG GCTTTGGGAGTTGTTACTGATTGTTCTAGTCATATACTCAGCTTGGATATGCCCCTTTGAGTTTGCCTTTCTGACGTATAAGCAAAATGGACTATTCATCATAGACAACATTGTCAATGGCTTCTTCGCCATCGACATCGTGCTTACATTCTTCGTTGCATACCACGATAGTCATTCTTCTCTTCTCATTGATGATCCAAAGAAAATTGCAACCAG TTACATGTCCACCTGGTTTGTTTTGGATATCTGCTCAACAGCACCACTTGAGCCCATTAGTCTCCTCTTCACTACTTATGACAGTGAGCTTGGTttcaaacttcttaacatgttgCGATTATGGCGCCTGAGACGAGTCAGTTCTCTGTTTGCAAG ACTCGAAAAGGACATTCGCTTCAATTACTTCTGGGTTAGGTGTACAAAGCTCACTGCT GTAACCTTGTTTGCAGTGCACTGTGCAGGATGCTTTAACTATCTAATTGCAGATATGTACCCTGATTCCAAAAGAACTTGGATAGGTGCTATGTACCCAAATTTTAAAGAACAAAGCCTTTGGGACAGATACGTAACTTCAATATACTGGTCTATCGTCACGCTTACTACCACTGGCTATGGAGATTTACATGCAGAGAACACCATAGAGATGTTGTTTGATATCACTTACATGCTATTCAACTTGGGTTTAACAGCATACATCATTGGAAACATGACTAACCTTGTAGTTCACTGGACCAGCCGCACCCAAAATTTT AGGGATACAGTCAAAGCAGCTTCTGAGTTTGCTTCAAGAAATCATCTGCCACGTCGCGTACACAATCAAATGTTGGCACACATTTGTTTGAGGTTTAAAACAGAAGGACTGAAGCAGCAAGAAGCATTAAATGATCTTCCAAAGGCGATTCGGTCAAGCATCGCACACCATCTCTTTTTTCCTGTTGTGCAGAAGGTCTACCTCTTCCAAGGAGTCTCCAATGACTTCCTTTTCCAACTG gtTTCAGAAATGGAAGCTGAGTATTTCCCACCAAAAGAAGATGTGATACTGCAAAATGAATCTCCTACAGACCTTTATGTACTGGTTTCAGGCGCAGTG AATCTCGTTCACTGCATCGATGGGAATGATCAA GTGGTTTTTGACAAAGCAACAGCAGTAGAAGCATTTGGAGAGATTGGAGTTTTATATCATGTACCACAGCCTTTCACAGTTCGAACCACGGAGCTTTCTCAGATTTTAAGAATCAACAGAACATCCCTAATGAATGTTTTACAGGCAAATCCAGGAGATGCACAGATTGTGATGAATAACCTTTTAATG AGATTAAAGGAGCGTGAAGGATTTGACTCTGAATATCCACACACAGATCATGGATTGGTTCTATATAAATTGCTAGGTAACACAAAAGAAagctcttctcaagagtctacAAATAATTTACATGGCCATTCCTTAATGCATGAAGGAGAGAACATAAATATCAGAGACTCACAGAATAATTTGCATATTGTGACTAATGATGTTTCAGTCCCTAATAACATGATACCTGAGGATGGCAAAAGAGATCTCCATGCCGCTGTGCTGCCTGTACATAAGGGGAAACTAGACATTGTTGAAATTCTGATTGAAAGAGATGCAAAATCAAAGAACCCAAATACCATAGGGTGGACACAAAAAGCTTTAGTACAACAGCTAAAAAACAAAAGCATTTCTGACCATACAATGTATTATGAAAGCGAGAAGAAATCAGACGAACATAGAATAGAGATTGTTGAGCCACAAATCCTTAACTTTGGCAAGAATGGCTCAACCAGAAACAGTAGACAGGATGGTATTAGAACTATCAACTTCCCATTAGAGAAAGTGTACACAGACACCAATTCAAGAAATTCCAATAGTCCAAGTGACAGAGAAATGGCAAGGTTCATCAAGAAGAGGGTAACAATCCATTCGCCAAGTGGATGGAGAAGTAGCTCACATGGACAACAAGGAAAACTGATAATCCTACCTGATTCATTAGAAGAGCTGCTCAAAATTGCTG GTGAAAAATTTGGCGGCTTCAACGCCACAAAAGTAATTAATAAAGAGAATGCAGAGATAGACGACATTGATGTCATTAGAGATGGTGATCATCTCTTTCTTCTTGGCAGTGATAGTGACAATTTGAACTCATGA
- the LOC11445629 gene encoding potassium channel KAT1 isoform X1, giving the protein MSFSGLKNFFQRFWLDEMEMGSYTHSSFLSSDLLPSLGARTNQETRLRKYIISPFNPQYRLWELLLIVLVIYSAWICPFEFAFLTYKQNGLFIIDNIVNGFFAIDIVLTFFVAYHDSHSSLLIDDPKKIATSYMSTWFVLDICSTAPLEPISLLFTTYDSELGFKLLNMLRLWRLRRVSSLFARLEKDIRFNYFWVRCTKLTAVTLFAVHCAGCFNYLIADMYPDSKRTWIGAMYPNFKEQSLWDRYVTSIYWSIVTLTTTGYGDLHAENTIEMLFDITYMLFNLGLTAYIIGNMTNLVVHWTSRTQNFDSFWSQRDTVKAASEFASRNHLPRRVHNQMLAHICLRFKTEGLKQQEALNDLPKAIRSSIAHHLFFPVVQKVYLFQGVSNDFLFQLVSEMEAEYFPPKEDVILQNESPTDLYVLVSGAVNLVHCIDGNDQVVFDKATAVEAFGEIGVLYHVPQPFTVRTTELSQILRINRTSLMNVLQANPGDAQIVMNNLLMRLKEREGFDSEYPHTDHGLVLYKLLGNTKESSSQESTNNLHGHSLMHEGENINIRDSQNNLHIVTNDVSVPNNMIPEDGKRDLHAAVLPVHKGKLDIVEILIERDAKSKNPNTIGWTQKALVQQLKNKSISDHTMYYESEKKSDEHRIEIVEPQILNFGKNGSTRNSRQDGIRTINFPLEKVYTDTNSRNSNSPSDREMARFIKKRVTIHSPSGWRSSSHGQQGKLIILPDSLEELLKIAGEKFGGFNATKVINKENAEIDDIDVIRDGDHLFLLGSDSDNLNS; this is encoded by the exons ATGTCATTTTCCGGTCTCAAAAACTTCTTCCAGAGGTTCTGGTTGGACGAAATGGAAATGGGAAGTTATACACATAGCAGCTTTTTGTCTAGTGATCTTCTACCATCTCTTGGCGCCCGAACAAACCAGGAAACTAGACTACGAAAATACATAATCTCCCCATTCAATCCTCAGTATAG GCTTTGGGAGTTGTTACTGATTGTTCTAGTCATATACTCAGCTTGGATATGCCCCTTTGAGTTTGCCTTTCTGACGTATAAGCAAAATGGACTATTCATCATAGACAACATTGTCAATGGCTTCTTCGCCATCGACATCGTGCTTACATTCTTCGTTGCATACCACGATAGTCATTCTTCTCTTCTCATTGATGATCCAAAGAAAATTGCAACCAG TTACATGTCCACCTGGTTTGTTTTGGATATCTGCTCAACAGCACCACTTGAGCCCATTAGTCTCCTCTTCACTACTTATGACAGTGAGCTTGGTttcaaacttcttaacatgttgCGATTATGGCGCCTGAGACGAGTCAGTTCTCTGTTTGCAAG ACTCGAAAAGGACATTCGCTTCAATTACTTCTGGGTTAGGTGTACAAAGCTCACTGCT GTAACCTTGTTTGCAGTGCACTGTGCAGGATGCTTTAACTATCTAATTGCAGATATGTACCCTGATTCCAAAAGAACTTGGATAGGTGCTATGTACCCAAATTTTAAAGAACAAAGCCTTTGGGACAGATACGTAACTTCAATATACTGGTCTATCGTCACGCTTACTACCACTGGCTATGGAGATTTACATGCAGAGAACACCATAGAGATGTTGTTTGATATCACTTACATGCTATTCAACTTGGGTTTAACAGCATACATCATTGGAAACATGACTAACCTTGTAGTTCACTGGACCAGCCGCACCCAAAATTTT GATTCATTTTGGTCACAGAGGGATACAGTCAAAGCAGCTTCTGAGTTTGCTTCAAGAAATCATCTGCCACGTCGCGTACACAATCAAATGTTGGCACACATTTGTTTGAGGTTTAAAACAGAAGGACTGAAGCAGCAAGAAGCATTAAATGATCTTCCAAAGGCGATTCGGTCAAGCATCGCACACCATCTCTTTTTTCCTGTTGTGCAGAAGGTCTACCTCTTCCAAGGAGTCTCCAATGACTTCCTTTTCCAACTG gtTTCAGAAATGGAAGCTGAGTATTTCCCACCAAAAGAAGATGTGATACTGCAAAATGAATCTCCTACAGACCTTTATGTACTGGTTTCAGGCGCAGTG AATCTCGTTCACTGCATCGATGGGAATGATCAA GTGGTTTTTGACAAAGCAACAGCAGTAGAAGCATTTGGAGAGATTGGAGTTTTATATCATGTACCACAGCCTTTCACAGTTCGAACCACGGAGCTTTCTCAGATTTTAAGAATCAACAGAACATCCCTAATGAATGTTTTACAGGCAAATCCAGGAGATGCACAGATTGTGATGAATAACCTTTTAATG AGATTAAAGGAGCGTGAAGGATTTGACTCTGAATATCCACACACAGATCATGGATTGGTTCTATATAAATTGCTAGGTAACACAAAAGAAagctcttctcaagagtctacAAATAATTTACATGGCCATTCCTTAATGCATGAAGGAGAGAACATAAATATCAGAGACTCACAGAATAATTTGCATATTGTGACTAATGATGTTTCAGTCCCTAATAACATGATACCTGAGGATGGCAAAAGAGATCTCCATGCCGCTGTGCTGCCTGTACATAAGGGGAAACTAGACATTGTTGAAATTCTGATTGAAAGAGATGCAAAATCAAAGAACCCAAATACCATAGGGTGGACACAAAAAGCTTTAGTACAACAGCTAAAAAACAAAAGCATTTCTGACCATACAATGTATTATGAAAGCGAGAAGAAATCAGACGAACATAGAATAGAGATTGTTGAGCCACAAATCCTTAACTTTGGCAAGAATGGCTCAACCAGAAACAGTAGACAGGATGGTATTAGAACTATCAACTTCCCATTAGAGAAAGTGTACACAGACACCAATTCAAGAAATTCCAATAGTCCAAGTGACAGAGAAATGGCAAGGTTCATCAAGAAGAGGGTAACAATCCATTCGCCAAGTGGATGGAGAAGTAGCTCACATGGACAACAAGGAAAACTGATAATCCTACCTGATTCATTAGAAGAGCTGCTCAAAATTGCTG GTGAAAAATTTGGCGGCTTCAACGCCACAAAAGTAATTAATAAAGAGAATGCAGAGATAGACGACATTGATGTCATTAGAGATGGTGATCATCTCTTTCTTCTTGGCAGTGATAGTGACAATTTGAACTCATGA